Proteins co-encoded in one Neodiprion lecontei isolate iyNeoLeco1 chromosome 3, iyNeoLeco1.1, whole genome shotgun sequence genomic window:
- the LOC107225274 gene encoding phospholipase B1, membrane-associated isoform X1, translating to MRFQGVDLVVAVLLILPAINAATFRDMILQLFKTVRDSEISIVYPDISDGVRRQPRFAKQIPFPCDIRGGRSASRPDSVHRLRPGDIDVVGALGDSLVAANGAMEEYALGTFIEARGVSWCAGGQGDWRQFLTLPNIMKEFNPNLTGYSTGNGEFISKQAKLNVAFPVAATEDALHQARILVRRIKNDPTIDMKRDWKLVTIFFGANDICSAQCYKPEQFSPSRHALHLRRTLDYLRATLPRTLVNVVPVLGKRIESTYVKNLCIIHLRFFTCDVTVSIRVPTSTMCNLLHPLYCACMHEGNEPDITGSVMSRQYQQAAESLVLSGRYDTTQDFTVVYQPFTELFNAPNSNPRNSEVLDQTLVTYDCFHFSQKGHALGGNLLWNNLLEPVGNKTDHGKPRIMERLVCPSARTPYIFTNVNSRYYYETGNQEGISPR from the exons atgagattTCAAGGTGTCGACTTAGTGGTTGCAGTGCTGCTAATATTGCCGGCAATAAATGCGGCAACTTTTCGAGATATGATACTACAGTTATTTAAAACAGTAAGG GACAGTGAGATTAGTATAGTTTATCCAGACATCAGCGACGGAGTGAGGAGGCAACCGAGGTTCGCCAAGCAAATACCATTTCCATGCGACATCAGAGGAGGCAG ATCAGCCTCGAGACCTGACAGCGTTCATCGTCTGCGGCCTGGTGACATTGACGTGGTCGGCGCCCTGGGCGACTCTCTGGTGGCGGCGAATGGTGCCATGGAGGAATATGCACTTGGGACCTTCATCGAGGCGAGAGGGGTCAGCTGGTGCGCAGGGGGTCAGGGTGACTGGAGGCAGTTCCTAACGTTGCCGAACATAATGAAG GAGTTTAATCCTAATTTGACAGGCTACTCAACGGGGAACGGAGAATTTATATCGAAGCAAGCCAAGCTCAACGTAGCATTTCCCGTCGCAGCTACGGAGGACGCTCTTCATCAGGCCAGAATCCTTGTACGAAGGATCAAAAATGATCCTACCATCGACATGAAGAGAGACTGGAAG CTCGTCACAATTTTCTTTGGTGCCAACGACATATGTTCCGCCCAGTGTTACAAGCCGGAGCAATTCTCGCCCTCCCGACATGCTCTGCATTTGCGCCGCACGTTGGACTACCTGAGGGCCACCTTGCCGCGGACTCTTGTCAACGTCGTTCCGGTATTAGGTAAACGCATCGAGAGTACCTACGTTAAGAATCTTTGCATAATCCACCTCAGGTTTTTTACTTGCG ATGTCACCGTGTCCATAAGAGTCCCAACAAGTACGATGTGCAACCTATTGCACCCGCTGTACTGCGCCTGCATGCACGAAGGAAACGAGCCGGACATTACCGGGTCTGTCATGTCCCGGCAGTATCAGCAGGCGGCGGAGTCTTTGGTGCTATCTGGAAG ATACGACACGACGCAGGATTTTACGGTCGTGTATCAGCCATTCACGGAACTGTTCAACGCGCCAAACTCGAATCCTAGGAATTCGGAGGTCCTCGATCAGACTCTAGTCACTTACGactgttttcatttcagtCAAAAGGGCCACGCCCTCG GAGGAAATCTACTGTGGAACAACTTACTGGAACCTGTCGGCAATAAAACTGATCATGGAAAGCCGAGAATCATGGAGAGGCTGGTGTGCCCATCGGCGAGGACTCCGTACATATTTACGAACGTTAATTCGAGATATTATTACGAGACTGGAAACCAAGAAGGAATCTCACCAAGATAG
- the LOC107225274 gene encoding phospholipase B1, membrane-associated isoform X3, with the protein MRHQRRSASRPDSVHRLRPGDIDVVGALGDSLVAANGAMEEYALGTFIEARGVSWCAGGQGDWRQFLTLPNIMKEFNPNLTGYSTGNGEFISKQAKLNVAFPVAATEDALHQARILVRRIKNDPTIDMKRDWKLVTIFFGANDICSAQCYKPEQFSPSRHALHLRRTLDYLRATLPRTLVNVVPVLGKRIESTYVKNLCIIHLRFFTCDVTVSIRVPTSTMCNLLHPLYCACMHEGNEPDITGSVMSRQYQQAAESLVLSGRYDTTQDFTVVYQPFTELFNAPNSNPRNSEVLDQTLVTYDCFHFSQKGHALGGNLLWNNLLEPVGNKTDHGKPRIMERLVCPSARTPYIFTNVNSRYYYETGNQEGISPR; encoded by the exons ATGCGACATCAGAGGAG ATCAGCCTCGAGACCTGACAGCGTTCATCGTCTGCGGCCTGGTGACATTGACGTGGTCGGCGCCCTGGGCGACTCTCTGGTGGCGGCGAATGGTGCCATGGAGGAATATGCACTTGGGACCTTCATCGAGGCGAGAGGGGTCAGCTGGTGCGCAGGGGGTCAGGGTGACTGGAGGCAGTTCCTAACGTTGCCGAACATAATGAAG GAGTTTAATCCTAATTTGACAGGCTACTCAACGGGGAACGGAGAATTTATATCGAAGCAAGCCAAGCTCAACGTAGCATTTCCCGTCGCAGCTACGGAGGACGCTCTTCATCAGGCCAGAATCCTTGTACGAAGGATCAAAAATGATCCTACCATCGACATGAAGAGAGACTGGAAG CTCGTCACAATTTTCTTTGGTGCCAACGACATATGTTCCGCCCAGTGTTACAAGCCGGAGCAATTCTCGCCCTCCCGACATGCTCTGCATTTGCGCCGCACGTTGGACTACCTGAGGGCCACCTTGCCGCGGACTCTTGTCAACGTCGTTCCGGTATTAGGTAAACGCATCGAGAGTACCTACGTTAAGAATCTTTGCATAATCCACCTCAGGTTTTTTACTTGCG ATGTCACCGTGTCCATAAGAGTCCCAACAAGTACGATGTGCAACCTATTGCACCCGCTGTACTGCGCCTGCATGCACGAAGGAAACGAGCCGGACATTACCGGGTCTGTCATGTCCCGGCAGTATCAGCAGGCGGCGGAGTCTTTGGTGCTATCTGGAAG ATACGACACGACGCAGGATTTTACGGTCGTGTATCAGCCATTCACGGAACTGTTCAACGCGCCAAACTCGAATCCTAGGAATTCGGAGGTCCTCGATCAGACTCTAGTCACTTACGactgttttcatttcagtCAAAAGGGCCACGCCCTCG GAGGAAATCTACTGTGGAACAACTTACTGGAACCTGTCGGCAATAAAACTGATCATGGAAAGCCGAGAATCATGGAGAGGCTGGTGTGCCCATCGGCGAGGACTCCGTACATATTTACGAACGTTAATTCGAGATATTATTACGAGACTGGAAACCAAGAAGGAATCTCACCAAGATAG
- the LOC107225274 gene encoding phospholipase B1, membrane-associated isoform X2 produces the protein MRFQGVDLVVAVLLILPAINAATFRDMILQLFKTVRDSEISIVYPDISDGVRRQPRFAKQIPFPCDIRGGRSASRPDSVHRLRPGDIDVVGALGDSLVAANGAMEEYALGTFIEARGVSWCAGGQGDWRQFLTLPNIMKEFNPNLTGYSTGNGEFISKQAKLNVAFPVAATEDALHQARILVRRIKNDPTIDMKRDWKLVTIFFGANDICSAQCYKPEQFSPSRHALHLRRTLDYLRATLPRTLVNVVPVLDVTVSIRVPTSTMCNLLHPLYCACMHEGNEPDITGSVMSRQYQQAAESLVLSGRYDTTQDFTVVYQPFTELFNAPNSNPRNSEVLDQTLVTYDCFHFSQKGHALGGNLLWNNLLEPVGNKTDHGKPRIMERLVCPSARTPYIFTNVNSRYYYETGNQEGISPR, from the exons atgagattTCAAGGTGTCGACTTAGTGGTTGCAGTGCTGCTAATATTGCCGGCAATAAATGCGGCAACTTTTCGAGATATGATACTACAGTTATTTAAAACAGTAAGG GACAGTGAGATTAGTATAGTTTATCCAGACATCAGCGACGGAGTGAGGAGGCAACCGAGGTTCGCCAAGCAAATACCATTTCCATGCGACATCAGAGGAGGCAG ATCAGCCTCGAGACCTGACAGCGTTCATCGTCTGCGGCCTGGTGACATTGACGTGGTCGGCGCCCTGGGCGACTCTCTGGTGGCGGCGAATGGTGCCATGGAGGAATATGCACTTGGGACCTTCATCGAGGCGAGAGGGGTCAGCTGGTGCGCAGGGGGTCAGGGTGACTGGAGGCAGTTCCTAACGTTGCCGAACATAATGAAG GAGTTTAATCCTAATTTGACAGGCTACTCAACGGGGAACGGAGAATTTATATCGAAGCAAGCCAAGCTCAACGTAGCATTTCCCGTCGCAGCTACGGAGGACGCTCTTCATCAGGCCAGAATCCTTGTACGAAGGATCAAAAATGATCCTACCATCGACATGAAGAGAGACTGGAAG CTCGTCACAATTTTCTTTGGTGCCAACGACATATGTTCCGCCCAGTGTTACAAGCCGGAGCAATTCTCGCCCTCCCGACATGCTCTGCATTTGCGCCGCACGTTGGACTACCTGAGGGCCACCTTGCCGCGGACTCTTGTCAACGTCGTTCCGGTATTAG ATGTCACCGTGTCCATAAGAGTCCCAACAAGTACGATGTGCAACCTATTGCACCCGCTGTACTGCGCCTGCATGCACGAAGGAAACGAGCCGGACATTACCGGGTCTGTCATGTCCCGGCAGTATCAGCAGGCGGCGGAGTCTTTGGTGCTATCTGGAAG ATACGACACGACGCAGGATTTTACGGTCGTGTATCAGCCATTCACGGAACTGTTCAACGCGCCAAACTCGAATCCTAGGAATTCGGAGGTCCTCGATCAGACTCTAGTCACTTACGactgttttcatttcagtCAAAAGGGCCACGCCCTCG GAGGAAATCTACTGTGGAACAACTTACTGGAACCTGTCGGCAATAAAACTGATCATGGAAAGCCGAGAATCATGGAGAGGCTGGTGTGCCCATCGGCGAGGACTCCGTACATATTTACGAACGTTAATTCGAGATATTATTACGAGACTGGAAACCAAGAAGGAATCTCACCAAGATAG